ATACAGGCTAAAGTCCTGCCGCCAGGCTAGACTTTAGTTCCACAACACTAAACCTATAAGTTGGGGAAATACAATGTTCCAGCAAGAAGTTACCATTACAGCTCCGAACGGTCTGCACACTCGCCCTGCTGCTCAGTTTGTTAAAGAAGCAAAAGGCTTCTCTTCTGAAATCACTGTGACCTCCAACGGCAAAAGCGCCAGCGCAAAAAGCCTGTTCAAACTGCAAACTCTGGGCCTGACTCAGGGTACCGTTGTGACTCTGACCGCTGAAGGCGAAGATGAGCAGAAAGCAGTTGAACATCTGGTTAAACTGATGGCGGAACTCGAGTAAGTTTTTCGCGGGTTTCTTTAAAGATCAGTCACAAGTAAAGGTAGGGTTATGATTTCAGGCATTTTAGCATCCCCGGGTATCGCTTTTGGCAAAGCACTTTTGCTGAAAGAAGATGAGATCGTCAT
This Kosakonia cowanii JCM 10956 = DSM 18146 DNA region includes the following protein-coding sequences:
- the ptsH gene encoding phosphocarrier protein Hpr encodes the protein MFQQEVTITAPNGLHTRPAAQFVKEAKGFSSEITVTSNGKSASAKSLFKLQTLGLTQGTVVTLTAEGEDEQKAVEHLVKLMAELE